The genomic region gttttttgggggggtattAGAGGTTTTTGGGGGGTATTAGAGGTTTTTGGGGGGGTATTAAGGGTTTTGGGGGTATTAAGAGGGTTTTGGGGGTATTAAGGGGGTTTTTGGGGTTATTGAGGACCGCTGGGGGTCGCGGGTTTCGCGCAGGGTTTTGGGGCGCCTGCAGCGTTTTTGGGgtgtcccgtgtccccccgtggCAGGAGCTGGATCACACGATGGGGGCTCAGTACACGGCGCCCCCCCCCCGTCACCATCGACGTCCCCATGGCCGCCCTCAgcccgggggggctgctgggCCCCGCCCAACTCACCACCATCGACCAATCCGAGCTCAGCTCCCAACTGGGGCTCAGCCTCGGGGGGGCCGGCAACGGAACCGGGGGGGCCACCGGCCAAGGGGGAGCCCCCGCCCTGAgctcagcgccccccccccgccgtccccTCCCCCGAGGAGCGGCTCTCGCCCACCCCCTCGCCCACGGGGtcgctgcaggaggaggaggccgaGGATTTCCGCAGGGTGAGGAGCCCCCCGACCCCCCCGAACCCGGAACGGCTCTTTTTGACGTTAAAAAcccaaaaatggctttttttaatggtaaaaaacccaaaaatggctttttttaatggtagaaaaccccaaaatgggtttttttaatggtaaaaaacccaaaaatggctttttttaatggtaaaaaacccaaaaatggctttttttaatggtagaaaaccccaaaatggctttttttaatggtaaaaaacccaaaaatggctttttttaatggtaaaaaacccaaaattgctttttttaatggtaaaaccACCAAAATGGCTTAATTTTTTCAcgttaaaaaccccaaaaatggctttttttaaatgttaaaaacccgaaaatggcttttttttcacattaaagaccccaaaatgggtttttttaatcttaaaaaccccaaaatgtttttttttgacattaaaaaccccaaaaatggcttttttaatcttaaaaaccaaaaaaatgggtttttttaacgttaaaaaccccaaaatggctttttttaacgttaaaaacccccaaaatggctttttttattcttaaaaaccccgaaaatggcttttttttaatggtaaaaaacccccaaaatggctttttttaatggtaaaaacctcaaaaatggctttttttaatggtaaaaaaaccccaaaatggcattttttaatgttaaaacccaaaaaattgggtttttttaacgttaaaaaccccaaaaatggcttttttaatgttaaaaccccccaaaatggctttttttaatcttaaaaccccccaaaatggcttttttttaacGTTAAAAGccccaaaatggctttttttaatcttaaaaaccccaaaatggcttattttttcacattaaaaaccccaaaaatgggtttttttaatgttaaaaaccccaaaaatgggtttttttaatgttaaaaaccccaaaatggctttttttaacattaaaaacgCCCAAATAGCTTTTTCTAATCTTAAAAacactaaaattttttttaatgttaaaaactgcaaaacaggttttttaaatgttaaataccctgaaattttttttataatcttaGAAACCCcaaaatggggttttttaatcttaaaaacacccaaatggctttttttttttaaatcttaaaatctcCAAAATGGCACTTTTTTAGGGCACTTCGACCCCCCCGAAAGGTCCTTTCCGAGCCCCAAAAAAGGGGGTTTAATCCCCCAACCACggccaaaatatatttttaaaaaaggctgatTTTTGCGATTTATACCccaaaattttggttttttttagtttaagaCCGCAAAATTGGCTTTTTTAGTTGTTTAGACCTAAAACGAAGGGGGGTTTGCGGTGCTTCAGCCCCCCCAAAAGTTCCTTTTTAACCTCCCAAAAAGtttgaatttccttttaattccattttcaattctgtttaaaaaaatctttaaattctttattttcacattaattttaccttttattttcaatttttcaaaatttcaaatttttaatttgataTAATTTGCCTTTAATTCTATCTTCAATTCACTTTAAAAGTCTTTTATTTGAGTTtagtttcattttattaatttgcttttaaaaatttaagttttttaattttgaatttcatttccatttttaattccctttaaaaaactccttaaattttaaattttgatgAATTTCACTTTGTTGCTTTCAATTtgcttttgtattattttgaaatttcatttcaatTCCATGTTcaattcaattttaaaaagcctttaaatttttaatttcaggttaatttcattttacttttcaattctctttaaaaaatttgTCTAAATTTTTAGAGATTTCAATTTTTCTTGTCAATTTCtcaaaattcttttgttttctattttgaaatcACTTTGCTTCTAATTAATGCCCTTttcaatttcctttaaaatttaaatttttattttaatttccttgctttcagtttgcttttaaaaatttcttcaaattttctattttgaattaaattttcctgttttcaatttgcttttaaaaatttctttgaattttctattttgaattaatttcctttgaatttgcttttaaaaatttcttcaaattttgtattttaaattaattttcttgctttcaattcactttttaaaatctcttcaaattttctattttgaattaatttgcttcattttgatttgcttttaaaaatctcaaattctctattttgaattaattttctttcaatttacttttaaaaatttattcaaattttgtatttagaattatttaatttccttGCTTTCAATTCTTTTTGAAAATCTCttcaaattttctattttgatttaatttccctgttttcaatttgcttttaaaacttcctttgaattttctattttgaattaatttcctttgagtttgcttttaaaaatttattcaaattttgaattaatttccttgttttcaattctttttaaaaatatcaattttctattttgaattatttaattttgtttttaatttgcttttaaaaatttattcaaattttttattttgaatttgatttcattttcatttcaaaacttcAAATTTTTCAGCTTGAGATGAATTTCACTTATTTCAagtttaaaattttctaaaaatttttaaGTTTGAAATTTAATGTTTTCTCCAACCAGTTTGAATCCTTACTAAAAAAAtctctgattttttaattttgtgattttcattttagttccttgttttgctttgaaaactttcaaattttcatttttaacctaattccttaatttttcaaaattttttaaaacccaTTTCAATTCCCCAATTCCATTTCCCATCCCCTCCAAAAAAATTTCCCAATTTTAAAATTTCCCTTCAacctctcctcccccctcccccccccaaaattcCATCCTCCTCCATTCCAATTTTTGACAATTTtccctccatttttctcttcccgCCAGACCCCCGCCCCCaacccctccccgcccgcccttCCGGCCCCGCCCACCCCAGCCCCGCCCACAGGGGAGGGGCCTCGCCGGGGGAAGCCCCCCAAGAAGCCCAAGAAGAAGAAGGACCCCAACGAGCCCCAGAAGCCCGTCTCGGCCTACGCCCTCTTCTTCCGCGACACCCAGGCGGCCATTAAGGGCCAGAACCCCAACGCCACCTTCGGGGAGGTCTCCAAGATCGTCGCTTCCATGTGGGACAGTCTGGGGGAGGAGCAGAAGCAGGTCAGGCgccggggggggaccccaaaattgGGAGGGGGAGCCCCAAAAATGGGAGGGAGGGGCGACGCCGTTTTGAGCGGGAAAAGGAAACGGAGGTGAGGGACGGCGTGGTTGAGGGGAAAAGTcaagaaaaatggggaaatgcCAATATTTTGGGGGATTAGAGACCAAGTTATGCATGAGGGGACCCCAAAATTTGAGGAGGAACCCTAAAATTGAGGGGAGACCCTAAAATTTGACGGAAAACCCCAAAAATTTGAGGGTGGATGGCGCCATTTTGAGCGGGAATCAAATGACGTGAGGGATGTGGTTGagggaaaaagttaagaaaaagggcaaaacacCAATATTTTGGGGGATTAGAGACCAAATTATGGATGAGGGGACCCCAAAATTTAAGGAGGAACCCTAAAATTGAGGGGAGAGCCCAAAATTTGACGGAAAACCCCAAAATTTGAGGGTGGATGGTGCCATTTTGAGCGGGAATCAAACACAGGTGAGCGACGTCGTGGTtgaaggaaaaagttaagaaaaatggggaaatgtCAATATTTTGGGGGATTAGACACCAAATTATGGATGAGGGGACCCCAAAATTTGAGGAGGAACCCTAAAATTGAGGGGAGAGCCCAAAATTTGACggaaaacccccaaaatttgAGGGTGGATGGCGCCATTTTGAGCGGGAATCAAATGACGTGAGGGATGTGGTTGagggaaaaagttaagaaaaagggcaaaacacCAATATTTTGGGGGATTAGAGACCAAGTTATGGATGAGGGGACCCCAAAATTTGAGGAGGAACCCTAAAATTGAGGGGAGAGCCCAAAATTTGACggaaaacccccaaaatttgAGGGTGGATGGCGCCATTTTGAGCGGGAATCAAAGGCAGGTGAGCGACGTCGTGGTTGAAGGAAAAAGTCgagaaaaatggggaaatgcCAATATTTTGGGGGATTAGAGACCAAATTATGGATGAGGGGACCCCAAAATTTGAGGAGGAACCCTAAAATTGAGGGGAGACCCTAAAATTTGACggaaaacccccaaaatttgAGGGTGGATGGCGCCATTTTGAGCGGGAATCAAATGCAGGTGAGCGACGTCGTGGTTGAAGGAAAAAGTCAAAAAAAATGCGGAAATGCCAATATTTTGGGGGATTAGAGACCAAATTATGGATGAGGGGACCCCAAAATTTGAGGAGGAACCCTAAAATTGAGGGGAAATCCTAAAATTTGagggaaaacccccaaaatttgAGGGTGGATGGCGCCATTTTGAGCGGGAATCAAACACAGGTGAGCGACGTCGTGGTTGAAAGAAAAAGTcgagaaaaatgaggaaatgccAATATTTTGGGGGATTAGAGACCAAGTTATGGATGAGGGGACCCCAAAATTTGAGGAGGAACCCTAAAATTGAGGGGAAATCCTAAAATTTGagggaaaacccccaaaatttgAGGGTGGATGGTGCCATTTTGAGCGGGAATCAAACACAGGTGAGCGACGTCGTGGTTGAAAGAAAAAGTcgagaaaaatgaggaaatgccAATATTTTGGGGGATTAGAGACCAAGTTATGGATGAGGGGACCCCAAAATTTGAGGAGGAACCCTAAAATTGAGGGGAAATCCTAAAATTTGagggaaaacccccaaaatttgAGGGTGGATGGCGCCATTTTGAGGGGGAATCAAAGGCAGGTGAGCGACGTCGTGGTTGAAGGAAAAAGTCgagaaaaatggggaaatgtCAATATTTTGGGGGATTAGAGACCAAATTATGGATGAGGGGGACCCCAAAATTTGAGGAGGAACCCTAAAATTGAGGGGAGAGCCCAAAATTTGACggaaaacccccaaaatttgAGGGTGGATGGCGCCATTGTGAGCGGGAATCAAAGGCAGGTGTGCGACGTCGTGGTTGAAGGAAAAAGTCgagaaaaatggggaaatgcCAATATTTTGGGGGATTAGAGACCAAGTTATGGATGAGGGGACCCCAAAATTTGAGGAGGAACCCTAGAATTGAGGGGAGACTCGAAAATTTGagggaaaacccccaaaatttgAGGGTGGATGGCGCCATTTTGAGCGGGAATCAAACACAGGTGAGCGACGTCGTGGTtgaaggaaaaagttaagaaaaatggggaaatgtCAATATTTTGGGGGATTAGACACCAAATTATGGATGAGGGGACCCCAAAATTTGAGGAGGAACCCTAAAATTGAGGGGAGAGCCCAAAATTTGACGGAAAACCCCCCAAATTTGAGGGTGGATGGCGCCATTTTGAGCGGGAATCAAATGGAGATGAAGGACGTCGTAGTTGAAGGAAAAACTCAAAAGTCAAGAAAAATGGGGAAACGCCAATATTTTGGGGGATTAGagaccccccaaaaaaaaagtgatggaggAGGGGGACCCCCAAAatttgaggggggggggacaccccaaaattTGGTTGGGATTTCAACGGAGGATCAACGTCGAAGGCACAACTCAAGGAGGGAAGAGCCTGGAGCCCCCAGTTtgggcgggaggggagcggggtgggggggaattaTCCAATTAGCGGGGTTTCCCCTCAAAAATTTGGGGgcgccccccccctttttttaacccttttgtTCCCTCCCAGGTCTACAAGCGCAAGACGGAGGCGGCCAAGAAGGAATATCTGAAGGCGTTGGCGGCCTATCGCGCCATCTTGGTAATCCCCccgccatttttttttttttaattcggGGGTCCCCAAAATGGGGGTGACGCCCTTAAACCCCCCTcccaagatttattttttttaatttttaacgttttttttaatttttaacgttttttttaatttttaacgtttttttttaatttttaacgtttttttttaaattttaacgGTTTCTAGACTTCGACGGAGCCGCCCGAACCCGAACCCAGCCCcacgccgccgcccccccccaccgccacgcccccccccccctcctccttcctcctcctcccccgccccccccgctccttcctcatcctccccggatccccccaaccccccctcggcccccccaaaccccccccccgccaccgtGGCCCCCCCCAACATCACCAAAATCATCATCCCCAAACAGATGCTGCCGCCATCTTTGGCCGTTTCTTCCCAAGGGGGCGTGGTCACCGTGATTCCCGCCACCGTGGTGACGTCACGGGGCGGGGCAACGTCTGGGGGGGCGGGTGGAAGCGGGGGGGTCACCCCAATTCATTTAACGCCCCCCCCCCAAATCGTCACCCGCTCGGTTCTCCAAGCCGCCGCCGCTCAACTCCCCCGgttgcagcccccccccctccaacaaatgccccccccgcagcccccccctcAGCCAATCACCGCCGTCCTTACTGCGCCCCCCCCCTTACAAGCCATGCAGCAGCCCCTCCCTCAACAGaagccccgcccacccccccaaaccccgcccCAAACTCCGCCCCCCCTCCAAATCAAAATTctacccccccccgcccttcaGATCCAACCCCTTCATCTGCCCCCGGAGGAAATGGGGGGGTCGCCCCAAAatggggggggtgcgggggggccccCCCAAGTCCCCAACTCGGTGACGAGCGctggggggccccccccagccccccaaatcccccccgaGACCGTGGAGATGATCGCCGGGGACGTGGTGCCTGAGGTGagccggcgggggggcggggggcacaaaatggcggggggggggccacaaaatggcggggggggggcacaaaaTGGCGGGGGGGGCTAAAAAATGGGGTGAAAAGGGtccaaattgggggggggggggctcccaaAATTGGGGTTGGGGGGCATAAaatggtgggggggggtgtgtcacaaaatgggggggggggaggttctGGGGGGGCCCTgaacccccaaatcctcctcTGGGACCCCCTTGAACCCCAAAACCCTCCTCTTGGACCCCCTTgaacccccaaatcctcctcTTGGACCCCCTTGAACCCCCAAATCCACGTCTTGGACCCCCTTgaacccccaaatcctcctcTGGGACCCCCTTGAACCCCCAAATCCACGTCTTGGACCCCTTGAACCCCCAAATCTGCCTCTGGGAGCCCCTTgaacccccaaatcctcctcTGGGACCCCCTTGAACCCCCAAATCCACGTCTTGGACCCCCTTgaacccccaaatcctcctcTTGGACCCCCTTGAACCCCCAAATCCACGTCTTGGACCCCCTTGAACCCCCAAATCTGCCTCTGGGACCCCCTTGAACCCCCAAATCCGCCTCTGGGAGCCCCTTgaacccccaaatcctcctcTTGGACCCCTTGAACCCCCAAATCTGCCTCTGGGACCCCCTTGAACCCCCAAATCCACCTCTGGGAGCCCCTTgaacccccaaatcctcctcTGGGAGCCCCTTGAACCCCCAAATCCACGTCTTGGACCCCCTTgaacccccaaatcctcctcTTGGACCCCTTGAACCCCCAAATCTGCCTCTGGGAGCCCCTTGAACCCCCAAATCCACCTCTGGGACCCCCCCCCGAACcccaaaatt from Strix uralensis isolate ZFMK-TIS-50842 unplaced genomic scaffold, bStrUra1 scaffold_563, whole genome shotgun sequence harbors:
- the LOC141939068 gene encoding LOW QUALITY PROTEIN: TOX high mobility group box family member 4-like (The sequence of the model RefSeq protein was modified relative to this genomic sequence to represent the inferred CDS: deleted 3 bases in 3 codons; added 75 bases not found in genome assembly); its protein translation is MEFPGGSDNYLAITGAAHPFLTGAETFHTPSLGDEEFEIPPIALDADPSLAVSDVVGHFEDLGEPGGGPPDPPFPPPPYGVQGLEMPVGIGHGLMEQGAGLLAGGLAMELDHTMGAQYTAPPPVTIDVPMAALSPGGLLGPAQLTTIDQSELSSQLGLSLGGAGNGTGGATGQGGAPALSSAPPPRRPSPEERLSPTPSPTGSLQEEEAEDFRRTPAPNPSPPALPAPPTPAPPTGEGPRRGKPPKKPKKKKDPNEPQKPVSAYALFFRDTQAAIKGQNPNATFGEVSKIVASMWDSLGEEQKQVYKRKTEAAKKEYLKALAAYRAILTSTEPPEPEPSPTPPPPPTATPPPPSSFLLLPRPPRSFLILPGSPQPPSAPPNPPPATVAPPNITKIIIPKQMLPPSLAVSSQGGVVTVIPATVVTSRGGATSGGAGGSGGVTPIHLTPPPQIVTRSVLQAAAAQLPRLQPPPLQQMPPPQPPPQPITAVLTAPPPLQAMQQPLPQQKPRPPPQTPPQTPPPLQIKILPPPALQIQPLHLPPEEMGGSPQNGGGAGGPPQVPNSVTSAGGPPPAPQIPPETVEMIAGDVVPEVESPTQMAVELVAESPVAEDSPRCVRAGCDNPPVASGDWDEEYCSSECVVKHCRDVFLAWLAARNAGNSVVFVK